One genomic segment of Corallococcus silvisoli includes these proteins:
- a CDS encoding putative metal-binding motif-containing protein, whose amino-acid sequence MYRLCLLGCVVLLASCGEKAPDEGAIRVAVAYGSFKPACVRVEVKDANGHQDGTDIPSTQFKNADKPEILVAVRRKPEWDTALSVTVSSYAEAAGNRCTGDAVEGHTSGSPVVVPAKAFARWDVRLAAEDADQDGHLVGAMWDREPDCDDSNAAIHPGAVETCSSTVDLNCNQRVGCQEANCGGSLCDDGNACTTGDHCEGVGLAAKCMPSSTVSCPQPSGVCDARQECKPATGRCEAVESTEGRPCDDNNGCTNNDLCGNDGACRGTPRTCESAEQCKETQGTCEPATGLCSFAPLPNTASCQDGLTCTTPDLCDGQGHCVGTPTACIPSPCYRVKQVCTTSAECAYEVDVNAACTTSGGVPGVCLATAECSPFPYRPLNFDPNAIAAADIGELKTSGNVTFDTTDSSWTPASSVPTRATLKIVTLQQGAGNPPALLIPVRTLELNGTLQIKGPLPVILAVYGDATVSQSILATGSILNGNAECGASAGGAGTFGGKTGGGGGGAANGTTGVEGGRGYNNGQSQGTGGASRSALAEPLLGGCPGGNGGGATPQPEAGKGGAGGGAIQLSVARTLTISKVISTSGDGGTGGKAGGNKGGGGGGGGSGGRVVLEAFQLSLTSAARITANGGGGGKAGTSNNNAGSNGANGSQDTAAPAGGGTQGNTTGGEGGGGGALSAAPGRGVDGIKDFASTEGGGGGGGGSVGYIHLRSVKNCTQETGAILSPNATGGCVTP is encoded by the coding sequence ATGTATCGGCTCTGCCTGCTGGGATGTGTGGTGCTGCTGGCTTCCTGCGGGGAGAAGGCTCCCGACGAGGGAGCGATCCGCGTGGCCGTGGCGTACGGCTCCTTCAAGCCCGCGTGCGTGCGCGTGGAGGTGAAAGACGCGAACGGTCACCAGGACGGGACGGACATCCCCTCCACCCAGTTCAAGAACGCCGACAAGCCCGAGATCCTGGTCGCGGTGCGCCGCAAGCCGGAGTGGGACACCGCCCTGAGCGTGACGGTGTCGTCGTACGCGGAGGCCGCCGGGAACCGGTGCACGGGCGACGCGGTGGAGGGCCACACCAGCGGCTCGCCCGTGGTCGTGCCCGCGAAGGCGTTCGCCCGCTGGGACGTCCGGCTCGCCGCGGAGGACGCGGACCAGGACGGCCACCTCGTGGGTGCCATGTGGGACCGGGAGCCGGACTGCGACGACTCGAACGCGGCCATCCATCCGGGCGCCGTCGAGACCTGTAGCTCCACCGTCGACCTCAACTGCAATCAACGCGTGGGCTGCCAGGAGGCCAACTGCGGGGGCTCGCTGTGCGACGACGGCAATGCGTGCACGACGGGGGATCACTGCGAGGGAGTAGGCCTCGCGGCGAAGTGCATGCCGTCCAGCACGGTGTCGTGCCCCCAGCCAAGCGGAGTCTGCGACGCGCGACAGGAGTGCAAGCCCGCCACGGGGCGGTGCGAGGCCGTCGAGTCGACCGAGGGCAGGCCGTGTGACGACAACAACGGGTGCACGAACAACGACCTGTGCGGGAACGACGGGGCATGCCGTGGCACTCCGCGGACGTGCGAGTCCGCCGAACAGTGCAAGGAGACTCAGGGCACCTGTGAGCCGGCCACCGGGCTCTGCTCTTTCGCTCCCCTTCCGAATACGGCCTCTTGCCAGGACGGGCTGACGTGCACCACTCCCGACCTCTGCGACGGACAAGGCCACTGCGTGGGCACGCCCACGGCCTGTATTCCGTCTCCGTGCTACCGGGTCAAGCAGGTGTGCACGACGAGCGCTGAGTGCGCTTACGAGGTGGACGTCAACGCGGCGTGCACCACCTCCGGGGGTGTCCCGGGTGTGTGCCTGGCGACCGCCGAGTGCAGCCCGTTCCCCTACCGGCCCCTCAACTTCGACCCGAATGCCATCGCGGCCGCGGACATTGGTGAGCTCAAGACCAGTGGGAACGTGACGTTCGACACCACCGACTCCAGTTGGACTCCCGCCAGCTCCGTCCCGACCCGGGCCACGCTCAAGATCGTGACGCTGCAGCAAGGTGCTGGAAATCCGCCTGCCCTGCTCATCCCGGTGCGCACCCTCGAGCTGAATGGGACACTGCAGATCAAGGGCCCCCTGCCCGTCATCCTGGCCGTCTACGGCGACGCGACCGTGAGCCAGTCCATCCTCGCCACGGGCAGCATCCTGAATGGAAACGCGGAGTGTGGTGCGTCCGCTGGCGGCGCTGGCACCTTCGGAGGAAAGACGGGCGGAGGCGGAGGTGGGGCGGCCAATGGCACCACGGGCGTCGAAGGTGGCAGGGGCTACAACAACGGTCAGAGCCAGGGCACCGGGGGCGCCAGCCGCTCCGCGCTGGCGGAACCGCTGCTGGGCGGCTGCCCGGGTGGCAATGGCGGAGGCGCGACGCCCCAGCCGGAGGCAGGCAAGGGCGGAGCTGGCGGCGGTGCCATCCAACTCTCGGTCGCACGCACCCTGACTATCTCCAAGGTCATCTCCACCAGCGGTGACGGCGGTACGGGTGGTAAGGCGGGCGGCAACAAGGGTGGAGGCGGCGGAGGCGGCGGCAGCGGTGGCCGTGTGGTGTTGGAAGCCTTCCAGTTGTCGCTCACCTCCGCGGCTCGCATCACCGCCAATGGCGGCGGCGGTGGAAAGGCGGGCACCAGTAACAACAATGCCGGCAGCAACGGAGCCAATGGATCGCAGGACACGGCCGCTCCCGCCGGTGGAGGTACACAGGGAAACACGACGGGAGGCGAGGGCGGCGGCGGCGGTGCGTTGTCAGCCGCGCCTGGCCGAGGTGTCGACGGGATCAAGGATTTCGCAAGCACCGAGGGCGGCGGCGGTGGAGGTGGCGGCAGCGTGGGCTACATCCACCTGCGCAGCGTCAAGAATTGCACGCAGGAAACAGGCGCCATCCTCAGCCCCAACGCCACGGGAGGCTGTGTCACCCCCTGA
- a CDS encoding endonuclease MutS2, whose protein sequence is MIVQISQRTLEDLGYSEVLRALTQRCRTEPGKERVLARPFHDTEAEVAEALALVDEARFLSQQQFSLPLGGVTDLRTAVGHAEKGGVLEPRQLIDAAQLLFAFARTREALDERKERVPRLVEISKRLPFLEAMARRLDQCFEPDGEISDRASPELKEARDRARGLHRRIKTRLDELLHDESFTPKLRENYYTLRNGRYVVPVVSNYRSEVDGIVHNASQTGQTLFMEPQAMVGLGNDLAIAQSEVAEEELKVLQELSKLVGRESSRILEGLEAVAELDEVEAIAILSADLDATTPTFVDVKELQLRALRHPRLVLKGSEVVSNDVTLTDSARALVVSGPNAGGKTVTLTGVGLCALMLRAGLPIPVGEGSRMPLYRSVHSTVGDTQDLTQGLSSFSGHVTLLRDILAVVGADSLVLIDEIAADTDPREGAAIAIAVLEELLGKGAYVLVTTHLEELKALAHMDPRFLNARVGFDSKRMAPTYRLQMGAAGQSSAIDVAARVGLPSNVCERARELSLNAGGPLTKALAAAEDDRRKLYEELEKARLAAKEAEALRADLEKQKVAFERERKGRMMQFNEDVHLASEHAAQEVRDLLVKLRSEQSEKALSEARLQLQQRAEEAQKRAAAAKAELFQVEAPGPANLKVGAWVHHSGLGRDVEILELTEGQAVVSAGGALKMRVPTTELSGSRTRKPQQTKFPEQRKGEAALKRAASAAPAQVDATNFRCDVRGMRADDALAELETFLDQGLRKGEEAALIIHGHGTGALKQAIRDHLAASPYIRMFRPGESHEGGDGVTVVSLRG, encoded by the coding sequence ATGATCGTGCAGATTTCCCAAAGGACGTTGGAAGACCTTGGTTACTCGGAAGTGCTCCGCGCGCTGACGCAGCGCTGCCGCACGGAGCCAGGCAAGGAGCGAGTGCTCGCCCGCCCCTTCCACGACACCGAGGCGGAAGTGGCCGAAGCGCTGGCGCTCGTGGACGAGGCGCGCTTCCTGTCACAGCAGCAGTTCTCCCTGCCCCTGGGCGGCGTGACGGACCTGCGCACCGCGGTAGGCCACGCCGAGAAGGGCGGCGTGCTGGAGCCCCGGCAGCTCATCGACGCGGCCCAGCTGCTCTTCGCCTTCGCGCGCACCCGCGAGGCGCTGGACGAGCGCAAGGAGCGAGTCCCCCGGCTGGTGGAGATCTCCAAGCGCCTGCCCTTCCTGGAGGCGATGGCGCGCCGGTTGGATCAGTGCTTCGAGCCGGACGGGGAGATCTCCGACCGCGCGAGCCCCGAGCTGAAGGAGGCGCGCGACCGGGCCCGCGGCCTGCACCGGCGCATCAAGACGCGCCTGGACGAGCTGCTCCACGACGAGTCCTTCACCCCCAAGCTGCGCGAGAACTACTACACGCTGCGCAACGGGCGGTACGTGGTGCCGGTGGTGTCCAACTACCGCTCGGAGGTGGACGGCATCGTCCACAACGCCAGCCAGACGGGGCAGACGCTCTTCATGGAGCCCCAGGCGATGGTGGGGCTGGGCAACGACCTGGCCATCGCGCAGTCGGAGGTCGCGGAGGAGGAGCTCAAGGTGCTCCAGGAGCTGAGCAAGCTCGTGGGCCGCGAGTCCTCGCGCATCCTGGAGGGCCTGGAGGCGGTCGCGGAGCTGGACGAGGTGGAGGCCATCGCCATCCTCTCCGCGGACCTGGACGCCACGACGCCCACGTTCGTGGACGTGAAGGAGCTGCAGCTGCGCGCGCTGCGCCACCCGCGCCTGGTGCTCAAGGGCTCGGAGGTGGTGTCCAACGACGTGACGCTCACCGACAGCGCCCGGGCCCTGGTGGTCTCCGGCCCCAACGCGGGCGGAAAGACGGTGACGCTGACGGGCGTGGGCCTGTGCGCGCTGATGCTGCGCGCGGGGCTGCCCATCCCGGTGGGCGAAGGGTCGCGGATGCCGCTGTACCGCTCCGTGCATTCGACCGTGGGTGACACGCAGGACCTGACGCAGGGCCTGTCCTCGTTCAGCGGCCACGTCACCCTGCTGCGCGACATCCTGGCGGTGGTGGGCGCGGACTCGCTGGTGCTCATCGACGAGATCGCCGCGGACACCGATCCGCGCGAGGGCGCGGCCATCGCCATCGCGGTGCTGGAGGAGCTGCTGGGCAAGGGGGCGTACGTCCTGGTGACGACGCACCTGGAGGAGCTCAAGGCGCTGGCGCACATGGACCCGCGCTTCCTCAACGCGCGGGTGGGCTTCGACTCCAAGCGGATGGCGCCCACGTACCGGCTGCAGATGGGCGCCGCCGGCCAGTCGTCCGCCATCGACGTGGCGGCGCGGGTGGGCCTGCCCTCGAACGTGTGCGAGCGCGCGCGGGAGCTGTCGCTCAACGCGGGCGGTCCCCTCACCAAGGCGCTGGCGGCGGCGGAGGATGACCGGCGCAAGCTCTACGAGGAGCTGGAGAAGGCGCGGCTCGCGGCGAAGGAAGCGGAGGCGCTGCGGGCGGACCTGGAGAAGCAGAAGGTCGCCTTCGAGCGCGAGCGCAAGGGCCGGATGATGCAGTTCAACGAGGACGTGCACCTGGCCAGCGAGCACGCCGCCCAGGAGGTGCGCGACCTGCTCGTGAAGCTGCGCTCGGAGCAGAGCGAGAAGGCGCTCTCCGAGGCCCGCCTGCAGCTCCAGCAGCGCGCGGAGGAGGCGCAGAAGCGCGCGGCGGCGGCCAAGGCGGAGCTGTTCCAGGTGGAGGCCCCGGGGCCCGCGAACCTCAAGGTGGGTGCGTGGGTGCACCACTCCGGCCTGGGCCGGGACGTGGAGATCCTGGAGCTGACCGAGGGCCAGGCGGTGGTGTCCGCGGGCGGCGCGCTGAAGATGCGGGTGCCCACGACGGAGCTGTCCGGCTCGCGCACCCGCAAGCCGCAGCAGACGAAGTTCCCGGAGCAGCGGAAGGGCGAGGCGGCCCTGAAGCGCGCGGCCTCCGCGGCCCCCGCCCAGGTGGACGCCACGAACTTCCGCTGCGACGTGCGCGGCATGCGCGCCGACGACGCGCTGGCGGAGCTGGAGACGTTCCTGGACCAGGGCCTGCGCAAGGGCGAGGAGGCCGCGCTCATCATCCACGGCCACGGCACCGGCGCCCTCAAGCAGGCCATCCGCGACCACCTGGCCGCGTCGCCCTACATCCGCATGTTCCGCCCGGGTGAAAGCCACGAGGGTGGAGATGGCGTCACCGTGGTGTCCCTGCGCGGCTGA
- a CDS encoding tetratricopeptide repeat protein → MMWVLVVALLAGASDAPSPPVLTAQAAPSPLADALALESAGNDAGALAALERLVLTQPRWELPRMEAARLLLKGGSAPELERAGVHLDAALREAPDNPRVQFLRGQLLEERGATFDAIRAYEKAVELRPSYDDARFRLAGLWAQAGDWLKAELHYRPLSKSRPAWVQVRMQLAAVLEKQGRTLDAEREFLAARDAQPDSPGVLRTLAAFYDRTARPQLAAKVRAQLAAPEKRSMRVLKPSKR, encoded by the coding sequence ATGATGTGGGTTCTCGTGGTGGCGTTGCTGGCGGGCGCCTCCGACGCACCGTCTCCTCCGGTCCTGACGGCGCAGGCGGCCCCCAGCCCGCTGGCGGACGCACTCGCCCTGGAGTCCGCGGGGAATGACGCCGGGGCCCTGGCCGCCCTGGAGCGGCTGGTGCTCACCCAGCCCCGGTGGGAGCTGCCCCGGATGGAGGCCGCGCGGCTGCTGCTCAAGGGAGGCAGCGCCCCGGAGCTGGAGCGCGCCGGGGTCCATCTGGACGCGGCCCTGCGCGAGGCCCCGGACAACCCCCGGGTCCAGTTCCTCCGCGGCCAGCTCCTGGAGGAGCGGGGGGCCACCTTCGACGCCATCCGTGCCTATGAGAAGGCGGTGGAGCTGCGCCCGTCCTACGACGACGCGCGCTTCCGGCTCGCGGGGCTCTGGGCCCAGGCCGGGGACTGGCTCAAGGCGGAGCTGCACTACCGCCCGCTGTCCAAGTCCCGGCCCGCGTGGGTGCAGGTGCGCATGCAGCTGGCGGCGGTGCTGGAGAAGCAGGGGCGGACGCTGGACGCGGAGCGGGAGTTCCTGGCCGCGCGCGACGCCCAGCCCGACAGCCCGGGTGTCCTGAGGACCCTGGCGGCCTTCTACGACCGGACGGCCAGGCCCCAGCTCGCCGCGAAGGTGAGGGCCCAGCTCGCCGCGCCGGAGAAGCGCTCCATGCGGGTGCTCAAACCTTCGAAGCGTTGA
- a CDS encoding adenylate/guanylate cyclase domain-containing protein, with translation MKTANLAIVFTDIKGFTERTSRQTLEENQRLLQVHEALLAPLFRAFGGRIIKSIGDAFLVTFESPTQAVLSGIAIQDRLWHHNRALLEQDQIHVRVAVNVGEVRVENNDIFGEPVNIAARVEGITDAGEVFFTEAVYLSMNKAEVPSQEVGAFELKGIPGKIRVFRVPRAPYRVEAPSPDAVVSPVDESAMPPFGNLALSRVADPGLDLGALGQRAAVGAVAVGQRAAMGAVAVGQRATVLGKQARSATDALWSRMYARLPPAITSKLSSTVAGWAVSAALVLVLVGVWLLAAGDGATLRAIRAVEGTSGAEKSTRVGEARRLIKDEKDPAQRLYLSGRLEEAQGNWGGAMSFYSQALRKDVSNGDSTSRLISLLKHEQCGVRSSAAEVVASLRLEAARRALESLADDGGPNDGSSSGILGLSTCDSKKAATSALKRLAAN, from the coding sequence TTGAAGACCGCCAACCTCGCCATCGTCTTCACCGACATCAAGGGCTTCACCGAACGCACCAGTCGGCAGACGCTGGAGGAGAACCAGCGGCTGCTCCAGGTGCATGAGGCGTTGCTCGCGCCGCTGTTCCGGGCCTTCGGTGGACGCATCATCAAATCCATTGGCGACGCGTTCCTCGTCACCTTCGAGTCGCCCACCCAGGCGGTGCTCAGCGGCATCGCCATCCAGGACCGCCTCTGGCACCACAACCGGGCGCTGCTGGAGCAGGACCAGATCCACGTGCGTGTCGCCGTCAACGTGGGCGAGGTGCGGGTGGAGAACAACGACATCTTCGGCGAGCCGGTGAACATCGCGGCCCGCGTGGAGGGCATCACCGACGCGGGCGAGGTCTTCTTCACGGAGGCCGTCTACCTCTCCATGAACAAGGCGGAGGTGCCGTCGCAGGAGGTGGGCGCCTTCGAGCTCAAGGGCATCCCGGGGAAGATCCGCGTCTTCCGCGTGCCGCGCGCGCCCTACCGGGTGGAGGCCCCCTCGCCGGACGCGGTGGTGTCGCCCGTGGACGAGTCCGCGATGCCGCCGTTCGGCAACCTGGCCCTGTCGCGCGTGGCCGACCCGGGGCTGGACCTGGGCGCCCTGGGGCAGCGCGCGGCGGTGGGCGCGGTGGCGGTGGGGCAGCGGGCGGCGATGGGCGCGGTGGCGGTGGGGCAGCGGGCCACGGTGCTGGGGAAGCAGGCGCGCTCCGCGACGGATGCGCTCTGGTCTCGCATGTACGCCCGGCTGCCGCCCGCCATCACTTCGAAGCTGTCGTCGACGGTGGCCGGGTGGGCGGTGAGCGCGGCGCTGGTCCTGGTGCTGGTGGGCGTGTGGCTGCTCGCGGCCGGGGACGGCGCGACCCTGCGCGCCATCCGCGCGGTGGAGGGCACATCCGGCGCGGAGAAGTCCACCCGCGTGGGCGAGGCGCGGCGGCTCATCAAGGACGAGAAGGATCCGGCCCAGCGCCTGTATCTCAGCGGCCGGCTGGAGGAGGCGCAGGGCAACTGGGGCGGCGCGATGAGCTTCTACTCCCAGGCGCTGCGCAAGGACGTGAGCAACGGGGACTCGACGTCCCGGCTCATCTCCCTGCTGAAGCACGAGCAGTGCGGCGTGCGCTCGTCCGCGGCGGAGGTCGTGGCCAGCCTGCGCCTGGAGGCGGCTCGCAGGGCGCTGGAGTCGCTGGCGGACGACGGCGGTCCGAACGACGGGAGCTCCAGCGGCATCCTGGGCCTGAGCACCTGTGACTCGAAGAAGGCGGCCACGAGCGCGCTCAAGCGCCTGGCCGCGAACTGA
- a CDS encoding exo-beta-N-acetylmuramidase NamZ family protein, with protein MTKVKTGLDVWAAQGFSALKGKRVGAIVNPTSVDSRFRHLADLLAGTEGVTLAALFGPEHGIRGEAQYMVAVDEARDRRTGVPVHSLYGSTFESLSPRQEWLKGLDALVFDIQDVGSRYYTYVYTMALAMKAAAQARVPFYVLDRPNPLDGVSLEGNLVGDRFRSFVGLYALPNRHGMTAGELARLFNAQEGFGCELTVVPCEGWTRDMHWSDTGLPFLPPSPNMPTADTALVYPGMCLGEGTNVSEGRGTCRPFEQFGAPWVDTDKLLARLERERLPGVAFRPVGFTPTFDKYQGQSCSGAFIHVTDRRAFQPLRTGIAIFQALHDIGPGHFDWRADAYEFVEDVPAFDLLCGTDQVRRGIEQGWSLERMLEGFEVQTEAFRKHREPALLYAPGR; from the coding sequence GTGACGAAGGTGAAGACGGGACTGGATGTGTGGGCCGCGCAGGGCTTCTCCGCGCTCAAGGGCAAGCGCGTGGGCGCCATCGTCAACCCCACCAGCGTGGACTCGCGCTTCCGCCACCTGGCGGACCTGCTGGCGGGGACGGAGGGCGTGACGCTGGCGGCGCTCTTCGGGCCGGAGCACGGCATCCGGGGCGAGGCCCAGTACATGGTGGCCGTGGACGAGGCGCGCGACCGCAGGACGGGCGTCCCCGTGCACAGCCTCTACGGCTCCACCTTCGAATCGCTCTCCCCGCGCCAGGAGTGGCTGAAGGGGCTGGACGCGCTGGTGTTCGACATCCAGGACGTGGGCAGCCGCTACTACACCTACGTCTACACGATGGCGCTGGCGATGAAGGCCGCCGCCCAGGCCCGCGTGCCCTTCTACGTGCTGGACCGGCCCAACCCGCTGGATGGGGTGTCGCTGGAGGGCAACCTCGTGGGGGATCGCTTCCGCTCCTTCGTGGGCCTGTACGCGCTGCCCAACCGCCACGGCATGACGGCGGGGGAGTTGGCGCGGCTGTTCAACGCGCAGGAGGGCTTCGGCTGTGAGCTGACGGTGGTGCCGTGCGAGGGCTGGACGCGCGACATGCACTGGAGCGACACGGGCCTGCCGTTCCTGCCGCCGTCGCCCAACATGCCCACCGCGGACACGGCGCTCGTGTACCCGGGCATGTGCCTGGGCGAGGGCACCAACGTGTCGGAGGGCCGCGGCACCTGCCGCCCCTTCGAGCAGTTCGGCGCGCCGTGGGTGGACACCGACAAGCTCCTGGCCCGCTTGGAGCGGGAGCGCCTGCCGGGCGTGGCCTTCCGGCCCGTGGGCTTCACCCCCACGTTCGACAAGTACCAGGGGCAGTCGTGCAGCGGGGCGTTCATCCACGTCACGGACCGGCGCGCGTTCCAGCCGCTGCGCACCGGCATCGCCATCTTCCAGGCGCTGCACGACATCGGGCCGGGGCACTTCGACTGGCGGGCGGACGCGTACGAGTTCGTGGAGGACGTGCCCGCGTTCGACCTGCTGTGCGGCACGGACCAGGTGCGCCGCGGCATCGAGCAGGGGTGGAGCCTGGAGCGGATGCTGGAGGGCTTCGAGGTGCAGACGGAGGCCTTCCGCAAGCACCGCGAGCCCGCCCTGCTGTACGCTCCGGGCCGGTGA
- the nadD gene encoding nicotinate (nicotinamide) nucleotide adenylyltransferase produces MKVALLGGSFNPPHVGHLMAASYVHATQGVDAVWLMPTFHHPFGKQLESFEQRVRMCDALCQETSGWLQTSLVEREVGGGGRTVDTLAFLVERHPDIQFSLIIGSDILRDLPHWKDFDRIQRMARVLVLYRAGYPAPDTVGPPLAEVSSTQVREQLARGIEPSELVPSAVLAVAREAGLFGLRVPRAQAD; encoded by the coding sequence GTGAAGGTCGCGCTGCTCGGAGGCTCGTTCAACCCGCCGCACGTGGGCCACCTGATGGCGGCCTCCTACGTCCATGCGACGCAGGGCGTGGACGCGGTGTGGCTGATGCCCACGTTCCACCATCCGTTCGGCAAGCAGCTGGAGTCCTTCGAGCAGCGCGTGCGCATGTGCGACGCGCTGTGCCAGGAGACGTCCGGCTGGCTCCAGACGAGCCTGGTGGAGCGCGAGGTGGGCGGTGGCGGGCGCACGGTGGACACGCTGGCGTTCCTGGTGGAGCGCCACCCGGACATCCAGTTCTCGCTGATCATCGGCAGCGACATCCTGAGGGACCTGCCGCACTGGAAGGACTTCGACCGCATCCAGCGGATGGCGCGGGTGCTGGTGCTCTACCGCGCGGGCTACCCGGCGCCGGACACGGTGGGGCCGCCGCTGGCGGAGGTGTCCTCCACGCAGGTGCGGGAGCAGCTGGCGCGCGGCATCGAGCCGTCGGAGCTGGTGCCGTCCGCGGTGCTCGCGGTGGCGCGCGAGGCGGGCCTGTTCGGCCTGCGCGTCCCTCGCGCCCAGGCGGACTAG
- a CDS encoding Rossmann-like and DUF2520 domain-containing protein has product MTAARRGRGAPSGGKRSVPRSKGAPRSESRRSTPASPAKARRARVVIVGAGRLGGALALALQAKRWPVRVYSRDDAGRERTRALGLKPATLADLEKARVCVLCVPDAVVPSVSQALSQELPRSVALVHTAGALPLSALETQRGRAVGSFHPLCAVSSARDSLAGHTAAISTRSPALRALLQRMAEDVGFAMFDVPERHRAAYHAGAVLSAGGLVALADAAVGALGAAGIEPEAALKALLPLMRSALRGIEARGLSGGLTGPIVRGDAGVVAAHLAALPADIAPLYARLSRRALRLAADRLRPEPRAALEALLEEQ; this is encoded by the coding sequence CTGACGGCGGCGCGGCGAGGCCGGGGCGCACCGAGCGGGGGCAAGCGCTCCGTACCGCGCTCGAAGGGGGCTCCGCGCAGCGAGTCCAGGCGGAGCACTCCGGCTTCGCCCGCGAAGGCGCGGCGTGCCCGGGTCGTCATCGTCGGCGCGGGACGTCTGGGCGGCGCGCTCGCCCTGGCGCTCCAGGCGAAGCGCTGGCCCGTGCGCGTGTACTCGCGCGACGACGCGGGCCGGGAGCGCACTCGGGCCCTGGGGCTGAAGCCCGCGACCCTGGCGGACCTGGAGAAGGCCCGCGTCTGCGTGCTGTGCGTTCCGGACGCGGTGGTGCCCTCCGTCTCCCAGGCGCTGTCCCAGGAGCTGCCGCGCTCGGTGGCGCTGGTGCACACCGCGGGCGCCCTGCCCCTCTCCGCCCTCGAGACACAGCGAGGCCGAGCGGTGGGCTCCTTCCACCCGCTCTGCGCCGTGTCCTCCGCGCGGGATTCGCTCGCGGGCCACACGGCCGCCATCAGCACGCGCTCCCCTGCCCTGCGCGCCCTGCTCCAGCGCATGGCGGAGGACGTGGGCTTCGCGATGTTCGACGTCCCGGAGCGACACCGGGCCGCCTACCACGCGGGCGCGGTGCTCAGCGCCGGTGGACTCGTGGCGCTGGCGGACGCGGCGGTGGGCGCGCTGGGCGCCGCGGGAATCGAACCAGAGGCGGCATTGAAGGCGCTGCTGCCCCTGATGCGCTCAGCCCTCCGAGGCATCGAGGCGCGCGGCCTCTCAGGCGGACTCACCGGCCCCATCGTCCGGGGCGACGCGGGCGTCGTGGCGGCGCACCTGGCGGCGCTGCCCGCGGACATCGCTCCGCTCTACGCACGGCTCTCGCGGCGGGCCCTGCGGCTCGCGGCGGACCGACTGCGTCCGGAGCCGCGCGCCGCGCTGGAAGCCCTGCTCGAAGAGCAGTGA